Proteins encoded by one window of Aspergillus puulaauensis MK2 DNA, chromosome 4, nearly complete sequence:
- the MCM3 gene encoding MCM DNA helicase complex subunit MCM3 (COG:L;~EggNog:ENOG410PFNC;~InterPro:IPR027417,IPR001208,IPR041562,IPR027925, IPR033762,IPR008046,IPR031327,IPR012340,IPR018525;~PFAM:PF00493,PF17207,PF17855,PF14551;~go_component: GO:0042555 - MCM complex [Evidence IEA];~go_function: GO:0003677 - DNA binding [Evidence IEA];~go_function: GO:0005524 - ATP binding [Evidence IEA];~go_process: GO:0006260 - DNA replication [Evidence IEA];~go_process: GO:0006270 - DNA replication initiation [Evidence IEA];~go_process: GO:0032508 - DNA duplex unwinding [Evidence IEA]), giving the protein MDGAQLRDEAAQDRVRAATEFLDPTDTRERSYRADIVLMLNRKLRRLIVSIDEIRAHNREMAEGLLTSPFDWSDAFDRALKHIIGTLGRPASETADDVNYYCAYIGAFGEFSCNPRTLGSSHLNRMVSLEGIVTKCSLVRPKIIQSVHYNESKDRFVARRYRDQTMTASGVTNMNVYPQEDDEKNPLITEYGYSTYMDHQTISIQEMPERAPAGQLPRSVDVIVDDDLVDRAKPGDRIQLVGIYRSLGNRNASSGSSTFRTLVMANNIIQLSSKSGGGIAQATITDTDIRNINKISKKKHVFELLSNSLAPSIYGHDYIKKAILLMLLGGMEKNLDNGTHLRGDINILMVGDPSTAKSQMLRFVLNTAPLAIATTGRGSSGVGLTAAVTSDKETGERRLEAGAMVLGDRGVVCIDEFDKMSDVDRVAIHEVMEQQTVTIAKAGIHTSLNARCSVLAAANPIYGQYDPHKDPHKNIALPDSLLSRFDLLFVVTDDIEDARDRMVSEHVLRMHRYRQPGTEEGAPVREQLNQTLGVGIDDAEDTNQPTEVYEKFNSMLHVGIAMANRGRKKDVEILSIPFIKKYIQYAKSRVKPFLTKGAADHIVETYSALRNDELSANQRRTSPITARTLETLIRLSTAHAKSRLSSRVEEKDARIAESILRFAMFKEIVEDGRRKRRKVTTFDEDSETSDSDSDDDDDDRTPTNTSSATPRSTRRNLRARAAQARAEENDDVEMGAEGDDVSVDGDGLYNSSPRGQRIQSSQSRMSVASSRPASQLVESQTDTSQSQNTSSASAPSQAIQPARLTVFRQALGPLMGTKLFTSGDTADVEELIGAVNTAVRTSRSLGESQVFQRPEAIQALTAMNERNELMYLEDDETVYRI; this is encoded by the exons ATGGACGGAGCCCAACTCCGTGATGAGGCCGCTCAAGATCGAGTGCGAGCCGCCACCGAATTTCTTGATCCGA CTGATACTCGAGAGCGGAG CTACCGAGCAGATATTGTACTGATGCTGAACCGGAAATTACGGCGGTTGATT GTCAGCATCGATGAAATTCGAGCGCATAACCGTGAAATGGCGGAAGG CCTTCTTACATCCCCATTTGACTGGTCGGACGCATTCGACAGAGCCCTCAAGCATATTATTGGGACGCTAGGCCGCCCGGCGAGTGAAACTGCAGACGATGTA AACTATTACTGTGCTTACATCGGAGCTTTCGGAGAATTCTCATGTAACCCAAGAACACTCGGATCCTCACACCTGAATCGGATGGTTTCCCTGGAAGGCATTGTCACGAAATGTTCCTTGGTCCGGCCGAAAATCATCCAAAGTGTGCATTACAATGAGAGTAAAGATAGATTTGTTGCGAGGAGATACAGGGATCAGACCATGACAGCCAGCGGCGTAACAAATATGAACGTTTATCCacaggaggatgatgagaagaaTCCG CTTATTACTGAATACGGATATTCTACATATATGGACCATCAAACTATATCCATCCAAGAAATGCCCGAACGTGCCCCAGCTGGCCAGCTTCCCCGAAGCGTCGACGTCATCGTGGACGACGATTTGGTTGATCGAGCGAAGCCCGGAGACAGAATTCAGCTGGTGGGAATCTACCGTTCTTTAGGAAACCGAAACGCGAGTTCCGGGTCTTCTACCTTCCGCACGCTCGTCATGGCAAACAACATCATTCAGCTATCTTCAAAATCCGGTGGAGGGATTGCGCAGGCAACTATCACGGACACTGATATTCGGAACATCAACAAGATCTCCAAGAAGAAACACGTTTTCGAATTGCTGTCCAACTCTCTCGCCCCTAGCATTTATGGTCACGATTATATCAAAAAGGCTATTTTGCTCATGCTTTTGGGCGGCATGGAAAAGAATCTTGATAACGGCACACACTTGCGTGGTGACATCAACATTCTCATGGTTGGAGACCCTTCAACCGCGAAATCTCAAATGCTCCGATTTGTTCTAAACACTGCCCCTCTCGCGATAGCTACGACTGGTCGCGGTTCTTCTGGTGTTGGTCTCACTGCTGCCGTCACCTCAGACAAGGAGACAGGAGAGCGAAGGCTTGAGGCCGGTGCCATGGTGCTGGGTGATAGGGGCGTGGTCTGCATTGATGAGTTCGATAAGATGAGTGATGTTGACCGTGTGGCTATTCACGAAGTCATGGAGCAACAAACGGTCACCATTGCCAAAGCAGGTATCCACACCAGCCTGAACGCTCGCTGCAGtgttctggctgctgcgAACCCTATTTATGGCCAGTATGACCCTCACAAAGACCCCCACAAGAACATTGCTTTGCCCGATTCCCTTTTGTCACGTTTCGATTTGTTGTTCGTCGTGACAGATGACATCGAAGATGCTAGAGACAGAATGGTTTCAGAGCACGTTTTACGTATGCACCGATATCGCCAGCCGGGCACCGAGGAAGGCGCTCCCGTGCGGGAGCAGCTCAATCAGACCCTAGGTGTTGGTATCGATGACGCCGAGGACACAAACCAGCCCACTGAAGTCTACGAGAAGTTCAACTCCATGCTGCATGTTGGAATCGCCATGGCAAACCGAGGCCGGAAGAAGGACGTTGAGATCCTGAGCATCCCGTTTATCAAGAAATACATTCAATACGCGAAGTCAAGAGTCAAGCCATTCCTAACGAAAGGTGCTGCTGATCACATCGTTGAAACCTATTCTGCGCTGAGAAACGACGAGCTGTCGGCAAACCAGCGACGAACATCGCCAATTACTGCCCGTACCCTAGAAACCCTAATCCGTCTGTCAACCGCGCATGCGAAATCACGTCTTTCTAGCCGGGTTGAGGAGAAAGATGCCAGGATAGCAGAATCTATCCTGCGATTTGCTATGTTTAAAGAAATCGTCGAAGATGGACGCCGTAAGAGAAGAAAGGTCACCACCTTCGATGAGGACTCCGAAACGAGTGATTCTGActcggatgatgatgatgatgaccgtACACCTACAAACACTTCATCCGCAACCCCTCGCTCTACCAGGAGAAACTTGCGAGCACGCGCAGCACAGGCTCGCGCAGAGGAAAATGATGACGTCGAAATGGGTGCAGAAGGTGATGATGTTTccgtcgacggcgacggccTGTACAACTCAAGCCCTCGCGGACAGCGGATACAATCGAGCCAGTCTCGCATGTCCGTTGCATCGTCCCGGCCCGCCTCTCAGCTTGTCGAATCCCAAACCGACACCTCACAATCACAGAATACATCTAGCGCCTCTGCGCCGTCCCAGGCTATTCAACCTGCGCGTTTGACAGTCTTCCGTCAAGCACTCGGTCCCTTGATGGGAACCAAGCTCTTTACATCGGGAGACACAGCTGACGTCGAGGAGCTCATTGGCGCCGTCAACACAGCAGTGCGCACGTCGCGCTCTCTAGGCGAATCACAAGTCTTCCAACGGCCAGAGGCAATCCAGGCTTTGACAGCTATGAATGAGAGAAACGAATTGAT GTACCTTGAAGACGATGAGACCGTGTACCGGATTTAG
- a CDS encoding uncharacterized protein (COG:S;~EggNog:ENOG410PRA7) — MTLLTLPFLALISIPLAITASITIFFSAVALSLQLTVISIELCYALLTNLFTIPPSPNWSFLSFSVSGPNTPNRRRSSDYGFLHTPLAFRSQSRPSLGLRMGSSNPPLDAQNNQDSPLYTLENRYTHRPSLHQSHSYANLPGLQSLINGDEYRDFEGLGGWRCPPSYTKSPGYRSGRTTPSSANSVSDEVDDIAWLSMNSRLELPSQPLMLRRGSSSSHNLLHGDTSAEPYLPGARRNSRVGIPGSADAKRSIKGQRHHRRSATTSAVPGGALSPTSQVHFREDPRHGRNALQFMGDSLRSKSHTSLFEEWGHNANSMMSLVSSGAGGYFSLQPMSSGGNGAQTTSNTTPNEERKSARVAIQKEQIGIGKAHQIPSLGNR, encoded by the coding sequence ATGACTCTACTTACCCTCCCATTCCTCGCGCTTATCTCAATTCCCCTCGCCATAACTGCATCCATCACCATCTTTTTCTCCGCCGTAGCGCTGTCTTTACAGCTAACTGTCATTTCAATTGAATTATGCTACGCTCTCTTAACGAACCTTTTTACcatccctccttcacccAACTGGTCTTTCTTGAGCTTCAGTGTTTCAGGGCCGAACACCCCCAACAGACGGCGCTCATCCGACTATGGCTTCTTGCACACGCCGCTCGCTTTCCGAAGCCAGAGTCGTCCAAGTCTAGGACTCCGCATGGGTAGCTCCAACCCACCACTAGATGCTCAAAATAACCAAGACAGCCCTCTCTATACTCTCGAGAACAGATACACTCACAGACCAAGCCTTCATCAAAGCCATTCCTACGCAAACTTGCCAGGATTGCAAAGCCTCATAAACGGCGACGAATACCGAGACTTTGAAGGCCTCGGCGGATGGCGATGTCCACCATCTTACACGAAATCCCCAGGGTACCGCTCTGGCCGCACGACACCATCCTCGGCCAACAGCGTCAGCGACGAAGTCGACGACATTGCATGGCTCTCCATGAACAGTCGCCTGGAACTACCGTCGCAGCCTCTCATGCTTCGCCGCGGTAGCAGTAGCAGTCATAACCTACTTCACGGAGACACCTCAGCAGAGCCCTACCTTCCTGGAGCAAGGAGAAACAGCCGCGTAGGCATACCTGGCAGCGCAGACGCGAAGAGGAGCATCAAAGGACagcgccatcatcgtcggtcAGCGACTACATCTGCTGTCCCTGGGGGTGCGCTATCGCCGACTTCGCAAGTTCACTTCCGCGAGGATCCTCGTCATGGACGGAATGCATTACAGTTCATGGGTGATTCCCTTCGTTCAAAGTCTCATACATCGTTGTTTGAAGAATGGGGACATAATGCGAACTCGATGATGAGCTTAGTGAGTAGCGGAGCGGGTGGCTACTTTTCCCTGCAGCCGATGAGCTCTGGTGGTAATGGAGCGCAAACGACAAGTAACACGACCCCAAACGAAGAGCGGAAGTCAGCTAGGGTTGCCATCCAGAAGGAGCAGATTGGGATTGGGAAAGCTCATCAAATCCCTAGTCTAGGAAATCGCTAA
- a CDS encoding TatD family hydrolase (BUSCO:EOG09262X01;~COG:L;~EggNog:ENOG410PKSW;~InterPro:IPR032466,IPR001130;~PFAM:PF01026;~go_function: GO:0016788 - hydrolase activity, acting on ester bonds [Evidence IEA]) — protein MSQANSQDETGFPWEIGVFDAHCHPTDTMASIADIPAMKATTLTVMSTRADDQDLVFQTASNVAKDSGNGTTERILPCFGWHPWFSHQIIDDTAAKSESEEEPSSAADIKKSHYSKVLKPSPGDDFISTLPEPKPLSELLSETRSRLLKFPNGLVGEIGLDRAFRLPQAWTQEEIETRDGRTTPGSREGRQLSPHQVRPDHQKAVLEAQLRLAGELQRPVSVHSVQAHGAVFDVFKSLWSGHERKIPSRRERKRRHSHAEAHADSDAEEQNLQDNAQKSNGEQEPLPFPPRICMHSYSGPAEALKQFLHLSNPSDVYFSFSSVINFGHQSNRSVAVIKALPDDRVLVESDLHIAGQEMDDRLEDVTRQICEIRGWALRQGVQQLADNWRRFVFGE, from the coding sequence ATGAGCCAAGCCAATTCTCAAGATGAGACCGGATTTCCTTGGGAAATTGGCGTGTTCGACGCTCATTGCCACCCCACAGACACCATGGCATCCATTGCTGACATCCCCGCCATGAAAGCAACAACGCTTACCGTCATGTCCACACGGGCTGACGATCAGGACCTTGTTTTCCAAACCGCAAGCAATGTCGCCAAAGATTCCGGCAATGGGACTACAGAGCGTATTTTACCGTGTTTCGGCTGGCATCCATGGTTTTCGCACCAAATCATAGATGACACGGCCGCCAAATCAGAAAGCGAGGAAGAACCCTCGTCGGCAGCCGACATAAAAAAGTCTCATTATAGTAAAGTGCTGAAGCCCTCCCCAGGCGACGACTTCATTTCCACTCTTCCCGAACCTAAACCGCTTTCCGAACTCCTTTCAGAAACGCGGTCCAGGTTGTTGAAATTCCCCAATGGGCTTGTCGGGGAAATCGGTCTTGATCGTGCTTTCCGACTCCCACAGGCCTGGACTCAGGAGGAGATCGAGACCCGGGATGGCCGGACGACTCCGGGTTCACGAGAGGGCCGACAGCTCTCTCCGCACCAGGTTCGGCCGGACCATCAGAAGGCAGTTCTTGAAGCCCAACTGCGCCTGGCCGGGGAGCTCCAGCGCCCTGTGTCTGTACACAGTGTCCAGGCTCATGGCGCCGTATTTGATGTCTTCAAGAGTCTGTGGTCAGGCCATGAGCGGAAAATCCCTTCAAGACGGGAACGAAAGCGTCGACATAGTCATGCCGAGGCTCATGCGGACAGCGACGCAGAAGAGCAGAATCTGCAGGATAATGCGCAGAAATCAAACGGAGAACAGGAACCCCTCCCGTTCCCACCGCGGATATGCATGCATTCGTACTCTGGCCCTGCGGAAGCCTTGAAACAATTCCTGCACTTGTCTAACCCTTCAGATGTTTATTTCTCATTCTCGAGCGTCATTAATTTCGGCCATCAATCCAATAGGTCTGTCGCGGTGATCAAGGCCTTGCCAGATGACCGGGTGTTGGTTGAGAGTGATTTACATATTGCTGGACAGGAGATGGATGATAGGCTGGAAGACGTAACTCGACAAATATGTGAAATACGTGGGTGGGCTCTGCGGCAAGGGGTTCAGCAGCTGGCGGATAATTGGAGACGTTTTGTGTTTGGTGAATGA
- a CDS encoding putative alpha/beta hydrolase (COG:I;~EggNog:ENOG410PKS1;~InterPro:IPR000073,IPR029058;~MEROPS:MER0011785;~PFAM:PF12697,PF12146), whose product MASESLNSSRGEFQDRNQQNSAADNVPHAARGTAATPSPMAWFPLGYREGFSQWWSSMPAATAEHKVLTYLPYLQHQPPTHLQTGKTSNGGTGETASLQSADQSQQGEVAANSMDDPYGPRRWLSSMVQLSGQNRALNEFSVERVGEEADQHLVMLHGYGAGLGFFYKNFEPLSRLGGWQLHALDLLGMGRSTRPSFRIKAKEREDAIREAEDWFVDALEEWRVKRNIERFTLLGHSLGGYIAVNYALKYPGRINKLILASPVGIPEDPYAMSSELPQKQDQAAIAASSAAVPPGDAPKGDNNILLKGPPADASSDRPPRRTIPKWFAYLWEANISPFSLIRWTGPLGPRLVSGWTSRRFSHLPADEAKALHDYSYSIFSMRGSGEYALAYILAPGAFARSPLIRRIEGVGRQMISASVPPSPSSETSIAEINKARRENGLPVVFMYGDHDWMDYKGGMAAAAKMRDEKQRVLEDATPEERKADNGSAKVVMIKNSGHHVYLDGWEQFNDAVLSEMDDVARKERSRP is encoded by the exons ATGGCATCCGAATCCCTAAATTCTTCACGCGGCGAGTTTCAAGACCGCAACCAACAGAATTCCGCAGCCGACAACGTTCCTCACGCCGCTCGCGGAACCGCCGCgactccatctccaatgGCGTGGTTTCCTTTAGGCTATCGAGAGGGGTTCAGCCAGTGG TGGTCTTCTATGCCAGCTGCCACAGCTGAACACAAGGTCCTCACCTATCTCCCTTacctccagcaccagccgcCCACCCATTTACAGACCGGAAAGACATCGAATGGCGGGACCGGTGAAACTGCAAGCCTACAATCTGCGGATCAGAGCCAGCAAGGCGAGGTAGCGGCCAATTCTATGGATGACCCGTACGGACCGCGACGATGGCTATCCAGTATGGTTCAACTAAGTGGCCAAAACCGCGCTCTCAACGAATTTTCTGTAGAGCGAGTGGGAGAGGAGGCAGACCAGCACTTGGTTATGCTCCACGGATATGGAGCCGGGCTAGGATTCTTTTATAAGAATTTCGAGCCTTTGAGCCGGCTGGGAGGATGGCAACTCCACGCGCTAGATCTACTCGGCATGGGTCGCAGCACCCGCCCATCCTTTCGCATTAAAGCCAAGGAACGTGAAGATGCTATCAGAGAAGCCGAAGACTGGTTTGTTGATGCGCTGGAAGAATGGCGCGTCAAACGCAACATTGAGCGCTTCACACTTCTGGGACATAGCCTAGGCGGATACATAGCCGTGAACTATGCGCTCAAATACCCAGGACGCATCAACAAGCTGATCTTGGCTTCACCCGTGGGAATCCCAGAGGATCCTTATGCGATGTCATCTGAATTGCCCCAGAAACAAGATCAGGCCGCCATCGCGGCTTCCTCTGCGGCAGTGCCACCTGGCGATGCTCCTAAGGGCGACAATAACATTCTTCTCAAGGGTCCTCCGGCAGACGCATCGTCagaccgtcctcctcgtcgcaCAATCCCCAAATGGTTTGCCTACCTATGGGAAGCGAACATCTCACCGTTCAGTCTTATCCGATGGACCGGGCCTCTTGGACCGCGTCTCGTCTCGGGTTGGACATCCCGCCGCTTTTCTCATCTCCCGGCCGACGAAGCTAAGGCTCTGCACGACTACTCATATTCAATCTTCAGCATGCGCGGTAGCGGCGAGTATGCTCTCGCCTACATCCTCGCACCAGGAGCATTCGCGCGAAGCCCACTTATCCGACGAATTGAAGGCGTTGGCCGGCAGATGATTTCCGCTTCCGTTCCTCCTTCGCCCTCTTCTGAAACCAGCATTGCCGAAATCAACAAGGCTAGGCGCGAAAATGGTCTCCCAGTCGTCTTTATGTACGGTGACCATGATTGGATGGACTACAAGGGCGGTatggcagcagcggccaAGATGAGAGACGAGAAGCAGCGTGTCCTTGAAGATGCGACGCCGGAGGAGCGCAAAGCAGACAATGGCTCAGCTAAGGTTGTCATGATCAAGAATTCCGGACACCACGTTTACCTGGATGGCTGGGAGCAGTTCAACGATGCTGTTCTTTCGGAGATGGACGATGTGGCCCGGAAGGAACGGTCTAGGCCATAA
- a CDS encoding Spo7-like protein (COG:S;~EggNog:ENOG410PIZ8;~InterPro:IPR005605;~PFAM:PF03907;~TransMembrane:2 (i93-111o131-151i);~go_function: GO:0019888 - protein phosphatase regulator activity [Evidence IEA]) — MATPSLDQLVKGSPAPSNRLRSLSAPSAEPFTPSQETYPSGSPDSMTPSPSSTTDPLSTLPSSPPQIYLNLLILENSLRSQYLALRERRRQNTFFLLLLAAWITYFGYALFLRPREDGRGVGGSVYWVVEMWERVALLGGVVTALLVWGTGQWERGIRWPRRWLAIANRGLRTMNTKIVVIRGPWWQEMLSYLSFLFPFSTPFSPSAVGDFHYLDRPLSEKRGGRTSHQYYYNIDPESGLVEEDLSPGGDHIRLLLLPKLFSPEFRGNWDDYRTDFWDKENERRAQLRGKLRQKERQLAHLDGSWFWWIGLGWKASRRRRLAAATLHRTIEGDKGHRHSHHVHPSISKLAHDSKSPLRRSSRSGSHSRTPSRSSTPVDTDERPPSRSSATGRPRRSSLTPSTPGSGPEQGQRRKRNGSKTLNRGISPLTQAQIREGVRTASFSSDDSASTMGLLPDKDKKKEDGIER, encoded by the coding sequence ATGGCGACGCCGAGTCTGGACCAGCTCGTGAAAGGCTCTCCAGCCCCCAGTAATCGTTTACGCTCTTTATCAGCTCCGTCTGCAGAACCATTTACGCCCAGCCAAGAGACCTACCCCTCGGGCTCGCCTGATTCAATGAcaccctcgccgtcgtcCACCACCGATCCCCTCTCGACTCtaccctcctctccccctcaGATATATTTGAATCTTCTCATACTCGAAAACTCGCTAAGATCCCAGTACCTGGCGCTGCGGGAACGCCGGCGACAGAACACGTTTTTCCTACTCTTGCTTGCAGCATGGATTACATACTTTGGCTATGCACTGTTCCTGCGTCCACGTGAAGACGGAcgcggagttggaggatCGGTATACTGGGTTGTCGAGATGTGGGAACGGGTTGCGCTACTTGGAGGTGTGGTAACAGCACTCCTTGTTTGGGGCACTGGTCAATGGGAGCGTGGCATCCGATGGCCCCGACGATggcttgccattgccaatcGCGGCTTACGAACCATGAACACCAAGATCGTGGTAATTAGGGGTCCCTGGTGGCAGGAAATGCTCTCGTATCTCTCTTTTCTGTTTCCATTCTCTActcccttctccccctccgCAGTAGGGGATTTCCACTACCTCGACCGTCCGTTATCCGAGAAACGTGGTGGTCGCACTTCCCACCAGTATTACTACAATATTGACCCGGAATCCGGACTTGTGGAGGAAGACCTCAGCCCAGGCGGCGACCATATTCGGCTGCTTTTGCTGCCGAAATTGTTTTCTCCCGAATTTCGAGGCAATTGGGACGACTATCGCACTGACTTTTGGGACAAGGAAAATGAACGACGGGCCCAACTTCGCGGGAAACTGCGCCAGAAGGAGCGCCAACTCGCTCATCTCGATGGGTCATGGTTCTGGTGGATAGGACTTGGATGGAAGGCGTCGCGACGTCGTCGACTTGCTGCGGCCACTTTACACAGGACTATTGAAGGTGATAAGGGTCACCGTCACAGCCATCATGTTCACCCAAGCATTTCCAAGTTAGCCCACGACTCAAAGTCACCCCTTCGACGCTCATCGCGCTCCGGTTCACATTCTCGTACGCCGTCGCGCAGCAGTACTCCCGTCGACACAGACGAGCGGCCACCGTCCCGATCATCCGCAACAGGCCGTCCCCGCCGAAGCAGCCTTACACCATCCACTCCAGGCTCAGGACCTGAACAGGGCCAACGTCGGAAGAGGAATGGGTCGAAGACACTGAATCGCGGCATTTCTCCTTTAACTCAAGCGCAGATCCGGGAGGGTGTACGCACCGCGTCATTCTCATCAGATGACTCCGCTTCTACAATGGGATTGTTACCAGACAAagacaaaaagaaagaagacggtATAGAAAGGTGA